The Lysobacter sp. genome includes a window with the following:
- a CDS encoding amidohydrolase family protein: MTASGVMRALVASGVLFAGNAFAQNLLIRNATVHTAGAQGTLQNTDVLVQGGNIAAIGRGLSAANGVDVIDAAGKPLTPTLFGGITAIGLDEVSAEDPTNDQSLALGQGKQMVVRPEFDVTLAYNPASILVPIARVEGIGFTLLGADTANGGSIIGGQGAVVRLDGSADPAGPKVLFVKLGSDGANLSGGTRASQWMLLDQFIDEVRGRIPAGSPMAMLTPAGRDTLARYLNGGGRVMVEVHRAADIRQLLRWSQRHSVRIGIQGGAEAWLLAPQLAAAKVPVFVDPLGNLPHSFDEIGATLQNAARLRAAGVQVGFSQGDKASHNARKIRQTAGNAVANGLPWEDGLAGLTRVPAEAFGVADRIGTIAVGKRADLVLWTGDPLDVSAVAKQVWFDGRAIPMRSRQTELRDRYLRAAGELPRAYPAAIE; the protein is encoded by the coding sequence ATGACGGCATCCGGTGTGATGCGTGCGCTGGTGGCAAGCGGCGTATTGTTTGCCGGCAACGCCTTCGCCCAGAATCTGCTGATCCGCAATGCCACCGTGCACACCGCCGGTGCGCAGGGCACGCTGCAGAACACCGATGTGCTGGTGCAGGGCGGCAACATCGCCGCGATCGGTCGCGGCTTGTCCGCCGCGAACGGCGTCGACGTGATCGACGCTGCCGGCAAGCCGCTGACACCGACGCTGTTCGGCGGCATCACCGCGATCGGGCTTGATGAAGTGTCCGCCGAGGACCCGACCAACGACCAGTCGCTGGCGCTGGGCCAGGGCAAGCAGATGGTGGTGCGGCCGGAGTTCGACGTGACTTTGGCCTACAACCCGGCCTCGATCCTGGTGCCGATCGCGCGCGTCGAAGGCATCGGCTTCACGCTGCTGGGTGCGGACACCGCCAACGGGGGTTCGATCATCGGCGGGCAGGGCGCGGTGGTGCGCCTGGACGGCAGCGCCGACCCGGCCGGCCCCAAGGTGCTGTTCGTGAAGCTGGGTAGCGACGGCGCCAATCTCAGCGGCGGCACCCGCGCCAGCCAGTGGATGCTGCTCGATCAATTCATCGACGAAGTGCGTGGGCGGATTCCCGCCGGCTCGCCGATGGCGATGCTCACCCCGGCCGGTCGCGACACCCTGGCGCGCTATCTCAACGGCGGCGGTCGGGTGATGGTGGAAGTGCACCGCGCCGCCGACATCCGCCAGTTGTTGCGCTGGTCGCAGCGCCACAGCGTGCGCATCGGCATCCAGGGCGGCGCCGAAGCGTGGCTGCTGGCGCCGCAGCTGGCCGCAGCGAAAGTCCCGGTGTTCGTCGATCCGCTCGGCAACCTGCCGCACAGCTTCGACGAGATCGGCGCCACGCTGCAGAACGCCGCGCGTCTGCGCGCGGCGGGCGTGCAGGTCGGGTTCTCGCAGGGCGACAAGGCCTCGCACAACGCGCGCAAGATCCGCCAGACCGCCGGCAATGCGGTCGCGAACGGATTGCCGTGGGAAGACGGTCTGGCCGGGCTCACGCGCGTGCCGGCCGAGGCGTTCGGCGTGGCCGATCGCATCGGCACCATAGCGGTCGGCAAACGCGCCGATCTGGTGCTGTGGACCGGCGATCCGCTGGACGTGAGCGCGGTGGCGAAGCAGGTGTGGTTCGATGGTCGCGCGATTCCGATGCGCAGCCGCCAGACCGAACTGCGCGACCGCTATCTGCGCGCGGCGGGCGAGCTGCCGCGGGCGTATCCTGCTGCGATCGAATAA
- a CDS encoding amidohydrolase, whose translation MHRTFIAALAATVLPALVLAPAFAADAPASAPKKAVASRFAQDPYASTYRAIASPPVLIQGATVLTGTGTRLDGADVLMRDGKVVAVGANLDVPADALRVDGRGKWVTPGIIDVHSHLGVYPSPGTRSHSDGNEATAPTTPGVWAEHSVWPQDPGFATALAGGVTSLQVLPGSANLIGGRGVTLKNVAATTYQGMKFPDAPWGLKMACGENPKRTYGERGGPSTRMGNVAGYRAAFIDASEYLKKNRPKKAAAAPKKRWWQSGSGTTDSANDSGGKRDLKMDTLAGAINGDILVHIHCYRADEMAVMMDLAKEFGFRISAFHHGVEAYKIADRLAAENICGALWADWWGFKMEAFDGIQENIALVDRVQNGCAIVHSDSEEGIQRLNQEAAKVIASAQRIGIDIPPERAVRWITSNAAKALGVLDKTGTLETGKMADVVLWSGNPFSVYAKAEQVYIDGARVYDRNDPSRQPKSDFMLGQSFEGGVR comes from the coding sequence ATGCACCGAACTTTCATCGCCGCGCTGGCCGCGACCGTGTTGCCTGCGCTCGTGCTGGCGCCGGCCTTTGCGGCCGATGCGCCGGCAAGCGCGCCGAAAAAGGCTGTCGCCTCGCGCTTCGCGCAGGACCCGTACGCCAGTACCTATCGCGCGATCGCCTCGCCGCCGGTGCTGATCCAGGGCGCGACCGTCCTTACCGGGACCGGCACGCGCCTCGACGGTGCCGATGTGTTGATGCGCGACGGCAAGGTGGTCGCGGTCGGGGCCAATCTCGATGTCCCCGCCGACGCCCTGCGCGTGGATGGTCGCGGCAAGTGGGTGACACCCGGCATCATCGATGTGCACTCGCATCTGGGCGTGTATCCCAGCCCGGGCACGCGCTCGCACTCCGACGGCAACGAAGCGACCGCGCCGACCACGCCTGGCGTCTGGGCCGAGCATTCGGTGTGGCCGCAGGATCCGGGCTTCGCCACGGCGCTGGCCGGTGGCGTGACCTCGCTGCAGGTGCTGCCCGGCTCGGCGAATCTGATCGGCGGGCGCGGCGTGACTCTGAAGAACGTGGCGGCCACCACCTATCAGGGCATGAAATTTCCCGACGCGCCGTGGGGCCTGAAGATGGCCTGCGGCGAGAACCCCAAACGCACCTACGGCGAGCGCGGCGGCCCGTCGACGCGGATGGGCAACGTGGCCGGCTATCGCGCCGCGTTCATCGATGCCAGCGAATACCTGAAGAAGAACCGCCCGAAGAAAGCGGCGGCGGCGCCGAAGAAGCGCTGGTGGCAGAGCGGTTCGGGCACCACCGACAGCGCCAACGACAGCGGCGGCAAGCGCGATCTGAAGATGGACACGCTGGCCGGCGCGATCAACGGCGACATCCTGGTGCACATCCACTGCTACCGCGCCGACGAGATGGCGGTGATGATGGATCTGGCGAAGGAATTCGGCTTCAGGATCAGCGCGTTCCATCACGGCGTCGAGGCCTACAAGATCGCCGACCGCCTCGCCGCCGAGAACATCTGCGGCGCGCTGTGGGCCGACTGGTGGGGCTTCAAGATGGAAGCCTTCGACGGCATCCAGGAGAACATCGCCCTGGTCGACCGGGTGCAGAACGGCTGCGCGATCGTGCATTCGGATTCGGAGGAAGGCATCCAGCGCCTGAATCAGGAAGCGGCGAAAGTGATCGCCAGCGCGCAGCGCATCGGCATCGACATTCCACCGGAACGCGCGGTGCGCTGGATCACGTCCAACGCAGCGAAGGCTCTGGGCGTCCTCGACAAGACCGGCACGCTGGAGACCGGCAAGATGGCCGATGTGGTGTTGTGGAGCGGCAACCCCTTCAGCGTTTACGCCAAGGCCGAGCAGGTCTACATCGACGGCGCGCGCGTCTACGACCGCAACGATCCATCGCGACAGCCGAAGTCCGATTTCATGCTGGGCCAGAGCTTCGAAGGAGGTGTGCGATGA
- a CDS encoding AMP nucleosidase — protein MKEKDQIVQNWLPRYTGVPLDQFGEHILLTNFGGYLGHFSRMTGAEIVGLDRPMPSATADGITLINFGMGSPNAATMMDLLSAIMPQAVLFLGKCGGLKKKNQLGDLVLPIAAIRGEGTSNDYLLPQVPALPAFALQRAVSTMIRDLGHDYWTGTVYTTNRRVWEHDEDFKEKLRAMRCMAIDMETATIFAAGFANRIPSGALLLVSDQPMIPEGVKTEASDAKVSAEYVERHIQIGIEALRLIRRHGKSVRHLRFDE, from the coding sequence ATGAAAGAAAAAGACCAGATCGTCCAGAACTGGCTGCCCCGCTACACCGGCGTGCCGCTGGACCAGTTCGGCGAGCACATCCTGCTGACCAACTTCGGCGGCTATCTTGGCCATTTCTCGCGGATGACCGGCGCGGAAATCGTCGGCCTGGACCGGCCGATGCCCAGCGCCACCGCAGACGGCATCACCCTGATCAACTTCGGCATGGGCAGCCCCAACGCCGCGACCATGATGGACCTGCTCTCGGCGATCATGCCGCAGGCGGTGCTGTTCCTCGGCAAATGCGGCGGCCTGAAGAAGAAGAACCAGCTCGGCGACCTGGTGCTGCCGATCGCCGCGATCCGGGGCGAAGGCACCAGCAACGACTACCTGTTGCCCCAGGTGCCCGCACTGCCCGCGTTCGCCCTGCAGCGCGCGGTGTCGACGATGATCCGCGACCTCGGCCACGACTACTGGACCGGCACCGTCTACACCACCAACCGCCGGGTCTGGGAACACGACGAAGACTTCAAGGAAAAACTCCGCGCGATGCGCTGCATGGCCATCGACATGGAAACCGCCACCATCTTCGCCGCCGGTTTCGCCAACCGCATTCCCTCCGGCGCGCTGCTGCTGGTCAGCGACCAGCCGATGATCCCCGAAGGCGTGAAGACCGAAGCCAGCGACGCGAAAGTCAGCGCCGAATATGTGGAACGCCATATCCAGATCGGCATCGAAGCGCTTCGGCTGATCCGCCGGCATGGCAAATCGGTGCGGCATTTGAGGTTCGACGAATGA
- a CDS encoding DUF924 domain-containing protein — translation MTMAHDIVVVWRDAGPAKWFAKDDAFDAELRTRFLDAHFAAARREQEALLGDANGALALILLLDQVPRNVFRNSAHAFATDPLAREYADRAIATDFDRHVDPALRIFFYMPFEHSEALADQDRAVALCEALGDANYLKYAHAHRDVIRRFGRFPHRNLVLARTNTPEEQTWLDAGGGF, via the coding sequence ATGACGATGGCGCACGACATCGTCGTCGTCTGGCGCGACGCCGGCCCGGCGAAGTGGTTCGCGAAGGACGATGCTTTCGACGCCGAACTGCGCACGCGATTCCTCGACGCGCACTTCGCCGCCGCGCGTCGCGAGCAAGAAGCGCTGCTCGGCGATGCGAACGGCGCGCTCGCCTTGATCCTGTTGCTGGATCAGGTGCCGCGCAACGTCTTCCGCAACAGCGCGCACGCCTTCGCCACCGACCCGCTGGCGCGCGAATACGCGGACCGCGCCATCGCCACGGACTTCGATCGACATGTCGACCCTGCATTGCGGATCTTTTTCTACATGCCGTTCGAGCATTCCGAAGCGCTTGCCGACCAGGATCGTGCGGTCGCGCTGTGCGAAGCGCTCGGCGATGCGAATTACCTCAAGTACGCGCACGCGCATCGCGATGTGATCCGCCGGTTCGGGCGGTTTCCGCATCGCAATCTGGTGCTCGCCCGCACCAATACGCCGGAAGAACAAACGTGGCTGGATGCCGGCGGCGGATTCTGA
- a CDS encoding TIR domain-containing protein, with protein sequence MQDEQDRIDPKDMTPEQAHAEALRRIEAAVESGQDWLDLGDLPLAAIPLEIGRLAVQLRQLGLGLTRYDTEQAAWEYQSEYDASFFARGIDDLGPIADLTALQMLDISWCTRLTSLATLARLTALQTLDVSGCIVKSLTPLTGLTALQTLYVSECTYVKSLDPLTGLTGLQTLNVSFCSNLTSFAALADLTALQNLDVSNCNQLTSLELLAGLTALQTLDVGGCTGLISLSAIDGLTALQTLDVSGCTGLISLSPIDGLTALQTLNISGCQVKSIAALTRLTVLQTLDISWCTELTSLKPLAGLRALQTLDMRGCTQLSSFDLPIGITGFQKTCSIAIFAALQRLTNWRPDYSPLDPIAGLTALQSLNISGCHLLTDISPLAGLTALQSLNISECYRLTDISPLADLASLQSLLLYGAGDALSLQIENLLAWWPSLSKLSTDRMHAVPPEILSSSEDNNCLPRLRSWWHDLQQGEVDSHELKLFILGNGGVGKSELFRRLRGDDFHGDLPSTHGIQLGRFELCKHHDDSPIFLNAWDFGGQDVYLGTHALFLKSRAIFVLAWHPDMETDAPYTEAVSGLEMRHRPLQYWLDYIHSLAGDEGRVIVVQTQCARESDEVAPPLRETRRFAWCRQTISCAIPDDGVDSLRDLLKRAARHRLETPVPPRMPASWLAVRGRLVALREIDRTIDRTRFDAICADTHHGASSEALLHYLHQAGDVFHQPGLFGDAIVLDQQWALDGIYTLFDRSRVLPLLRGHNGLFAPEMLDALAWNGRYSNKEQALLLSMMASCDLIFPAHQWGETRYYAMIDALPDAAASANHIAMVWPVDAQAVEAVAEYVFLHDGVLRALLARIGRLAGRDAVYWRHGVCLYDARTASRARIDTEQHADGSGRVRMRATGPDANALCAKLITLLEDIRIGAPPQITRDDASARSALPRPSSERDHDIQPAPIPPLPGQKPVVYISYAWGTQDKDGRRPLQEFAVSLQRSLETEFDVRRDQEAMLLGDSLEAFMREIGRGARVLILLSDAYVYSRNCMKELENLNARNQSDPDQLRRCALPLIVDTSFSLSDDKRINYVDYWVAEAERLRQSVGDRDPTRHLSVWKTIKTVEKIADIADEMLAFMNDVLMPRGMQCLSEDDFATVKAALHRLPGA encoded by the coding sequence ATGCAGGACGAACAGGATCGAATCGACCCGAAGGACATGACGCCGGAGCAGGCGCATGCCGAAGCGCTGCGGCGGATTGAGGCAGCGGTGGAGAGTGGGCAGGATTGGTTGGATTTGGGGGATTTGCCGTTGGCTGCGATTCCACTGGAGATCGGGCGGCTGGCAGTTCAGCTGCGGCAGCTCGGACTAGGCCTCACTCGCTACGATACGGAACAAGCGGCTTGGGAGTATCAAAGTGAATACGACGCGAGCTTTTTTGCTCGTGGTATCGACGATCTCGGCCCAATTGCAGACCTTACCGCACTGCAGATGCTGGATATCAGCTGGTGCACTCGTCTCACGTCGCTCGCTACACTCGCTAGGCTCACTGCACTGCAGACGTTGGATGTGAGCGGATGCATCGTCAAATCACTCACTCCGCTCACCGGCCTCACCGCACTGCAGACGCTGTATGTCAGTGAGTGCACTTACGTTAAGTCGCTCGACCCGCTCACCGGCCTTACAGGGTTGCAGACGCTGAATGTGAGCTTCTGCAGCAATCTCACATCGTTTGCCGCGCTCGCCGACCTTACCGCGCTACAGAATCTGGATGTGAGCAACTGCAACCAACTAACCTCGCTTGAGCTGCTCGCCGGTCTTACTGCATTGCAGACGCTAGATGTGGGCGGGTGCACTGGACTCATTTCGCTCTCTGCAATCGATGGGCTCACTGCGTTGCAGACACTAGATGTGAGCGGGTGCACTGGACTCATTTCGCTCTCTCCAATCGATGGGCTCACTGCACTGCAGACGCTGAATATCAGCGGGTGTCAGGTCAAGTCGATCGCTGCGCTCACCAGGCTCACTGTGTTGCAAACGTTAGATATAAGCTGGTGCACTGAACTCACGTCACTCAAGCCGCTCGCCGGCCTTCGCGCACTGCAGACGCTAGATATGAGGGGATGCACGCAACTCAGCTCATTCGACCTGCCCATCGGCATTACTGGTTTTCAAAAAACATGCTCGATCGCCATCTTCGCTGCGCTGCAGCGACTTACAAATTGGCGTCCTGACTACTCACCACTCGATCCGATCGCGGGCCTCACAGCGCTGCAATCACTGAATATCAGCGGGTGTCATCTACTCACAGACATCAGCCCACTTGCGGGCCTCACAGCGCTGCAATCACTGAATATCAGCGAGTGTTATCGACTCACAGACATCAGCCCACTCGCGGACCTCGCTTCGCTCCAATCGTTGCTTTTGTATGGAGCTGGAGACGCGTTGTCACTGCAGATAGAAAATCTTTTGGCTTGGTGGCCATCACTCTCGAAACTTTCCACGGACCGCATGCATGCCGTGCCCCCGGAGATCCTATCTTCTAGCGAAGATAACAACTGCCTACCCCGCCTCCGTAGTTGGTGGCACGACCTGCAGCAAGGCGAAGTCGACTCGCACGAACTCAAACTGTTCATCCTCGGCAACGGCGGCGTCGGGAAGTCCGAGCTGTTCCGCCGTCTGCGCGGCGACGACTTCCACGGTGATCTGCCTTCCACCCATGGCATCCAGCTCGGCCGCTTCGAACTGTGCAAGCATCACGACGATAGTCCGATCTTCCTCAATGCCTGGGACTTCGGCGGGCAGGACGTCTATCTGGGCACGCATGCCCTGTTTCTGAAATCCCGCGCCATCTTCGTGCTGGCCTGGCATCCGGACATGGAAACCGATGCGCCTTACACCGAGGCCGTGAGTGGGTTGGAGATGCGCCACCGGCCGCTGCAGTACTGGCTGGACTATATCCACTCGCTGGCCGGCGATGAGGGACGGGTGATCGTGGTGCAGACCCAGTGCGCGCGCGAAAGCGACGAGGTCGCGCCGCCGCTGCGCGAAACCCGGCGCTTCGCGTGGTGCCGACAGACGATCAGCTGCGCCATTCCGGACGATGGCGTGGACAGCCTGCGCGACCTGCTGAAGCGCGCCGCGCGGCATCGGCTGGAAACGCCTGTGCCGCCACGGATGCCGGCCAGCTGGCTGGCGGTGCGCGGCCGGCTGGTGGCGCTGCGCGAGATCGACCGGACCATCGACCGCACGCGCTTCGATGCGATCTGCGCCGACACCCATCACGGCGCGTCGTCGGAGGCGCTGCTGCACTATCTGCATCAGGCCGGTGATGTGTTCCATCAGCCCGGCCTGTTCGGCGACGCCATCGTGCTGGATCAGCAGTGGGCGCTGGACGGCATCTACACGCTGTTTGATCGCAGCCGGGTCTTGCCGCTGCTGCGTGGGCACAACGGCCTCTTCGCGCCGGAGATGCTGGACGCGCTGGCCTGGAACGGGCGCTACAGCAATAAGGAGCAAGCGCTGCTGCTGTCGATGATGGCAAGCTGCGACCTGATCTTCCCGGCCCATCAATGGGGCGAGACGCGTTACTACGCCATGATCGACGCCCTGCCGGATGCAGCAGCCAGTGCGAACCACATCGCGATGGTCTGGCCGGTCGACGCGCAGGCCGTCGAAGCCGTCGCCGAATACGTCTTCCTGCACGATGGCGTGCTGCGCGCGCTGTTGGCCCGGATTGGTCGCTTGGCCGGCCGCGATGCGGTGTACTGGCGTCATGGCGTCTGCCTGTACGACGCCCGTACCGCCAGCCGCGCCCGCATCGATACCGAACAGCACGCCGATGGCTCAGGCCGCGTGCGGATGCGCGCGACCGGGCCTGACGCTAATGCACTCTGCGCGAAACTCATCACGCTACTGGAAGATATTCGCATCGGCGCACCGCCGCAGATCACGCGCGACGACGCCTCTGCGCGCTCTGCGTTGCCTCGTCCATCTTCGGAAAGAGACCACGACATACAGCCTGCCCCGATCCCGCCGCTGCCCGGCCAGAAACCGGTGGTGTACATCTCGTATGCGTGGGGTACGCAAGACAAGGATGGACGGAGACCATTGCAGGAGTTCGCAGTCAGTCTGCAGCGGTCGCTGGAAACGGAATTTGATGTGCGTAGAGATCAGGAAGCGATGTTGCTTGGCGACAGTCTGGAAGCTTTCATGAGAGAAATCGGACGCGGCGCGCGCGTGCTGATCCTACTGAGCGACGCTTACGTCTATTCCCGCAACTGCATGAAGGAACTGGAAAACCTCAATGCCCGCAACCAATCCGACCCGGATCAGTTGCGGCGCTGCGCTCTGCCCCTGATCGTCGACACATCGTTCAGCCTGAGCGATGACAAACGGATCAACTATGTCGACTACTGGGTAGCCGAGGCAGAACGACTGAGGCAATCCGTGGGCGACCGCGACCCCACAAGGCATCTTTCCGTATGGAAGACCATCAAGACGGTCGAAAAAATTGCGGACATCGCCGACGAAATGCTCGCATTCATGAACGATGTTCTGATGCCGCGCGGTATGCAATGTCTTTCCGAGGATGATTTCGCAACGGTAAAAGCCGCGTTACACCGTCTTCCGGGCGCGTGA
- a CDS encoding S9 family peptidase → MPKLSHVFLAVAIGAVPSLVAHAATPAPAAKPTMPNTAASADPFLWLEGVTDEKALDWVRERNAKAEAEIASTPEFKRLETDLRAILDSEARIPGVQKIGTHYYNLWKDKQNPQGLWRRTTLAEYRKPDTKWETVIDLDALNATEKEHWVWHGVECLKPKYERCLIALSRGGSDADVTREFDLDTKTWVQDGFFRPESKGGLQWIDQDTVFVYTDFGAGSMTQSGYPRVVKQWTRGTPLESAKVVYEGKSDDMYIAAYRDLSPGFERDFVSRTLAFYNDELYLRGKDGKLVKIDAPNSANKAVHNQWLTIELRDPWKTKDRSYEAGSLLVIDFDKFMAGGREFDIAFAPDEHTSLSGYTWTKHHLVLTLLNDVKSKIRIMTPIGEGSWRQSLLVGAPAVGTVDVGAIDADIGDALWMTTTDFLTPTTLSMVEIGQPPQKLKSMPAFFEADGLITEQQFATSKDGTKVPYFIVRSKFLPLDGSTPTLLWGYGGFEVSYTATYNSMAGRGWLQQGGVFVLANIRGGGEYGPRWHQAALKANRHKAYEDFAAVAEDLFARKITSPARLGAQGGSNGGLLMGNMIVQYPQLFGAVVCQVPLLDMKRYNHLLAGASWMAEYGDPDTKDWEFIKTFSPYHLLKEGTTYPPVLFTTSTRDDRVHPGHARKMMAKMEAMNADVRYYENIEGGHGGAANNEQEAHMRALAYTFLWQQLRK, encoded by the coding sequence ATGCCCAAGCTTTCGCATGTCTTTCTCGCCGTCGCGATCGGCGCAGTCCCTTCCCTGGTCGCCCACGCCGCGACGCCCGCCCCTGCCGCCAAGCCGACCATGCCCAATACCGCCGCTTCCGCCGACCCCTTCCTCTGGCTCGAAGGCGTCACCGACGAGAAAGCGCTGGACTGGGTCCGCGAGCGCAACGCCAAGGCCGAGGCGGAGATCGCCAGTACACCCGAGTTCAAGCGACTGGAAACCGACTTGCGCGCGATCCTCGATTCCGAGGCGCGCATCCCCGGTGTGCAGAAGATCGGCACCCACTACTACAACCTGTGGAAGGACAAGCAGAATCCGCAGGGACTGTGGCGCCGCACCACGCTGGCGGAATACCGCAAGCCCGACACGAAGTGGGAAACCGTGATCGATCTCGATGCGCTGAACGCGACCGAGAAGGAGCACTGGGTGTGGCACGGCGTCGAATGTCTCAAGCCGAAGTACGAGCGCTGCCTGATCGCGCTGTCGCGCGGCGGCTCCGATGCCGACGTGACCCGCGAGTTCGATCTCGATACCAAGACCTGGGTGCAGGACGGATTCTTCCGTCCCGAGTCGAAGGGCGGCCTGCAGTGGATCGACCAGGACACGGTGTTCGTCTACACCGATTTCGGCGCCGGTTCGATGACCCAATCCGGCTATCCGCGCGTCGTCAAGCAGTGGACCCGCGGCACGCCGCTGGAATCGGCCAAAGTGGTCTATGAAGGCAAGTCCGACGACATGTACATCGCGGCCTATCGCGACCTCTCGCCGGGCTTCGAGCGCGACTTCGTCAGTCGCACGCTCGCGTTCTACAACGACGAACTGTACCTGCGCGGCAAGGACGGCAAGCTGGTCAAGATCGACGCGCCGAATTCGGCCAACAAGGCCGTGCACAACCAGTGGCTGACGATCGAGCTGCGCGACCCGTGGAAGACGAAGGACCGCAGTTACGAAGCCGGATCGCTGCTGGTGATCGATTTCGACAAGTTCATGGCCGGTGGCCGCGAGTTCGATATCGCTTTCGCCCCGGACGAGCACACCTCGCTGTCCGGCTACACCTGGACCAAGCATCACCTCGTGTTGACGCTGCTCAACGATGTGAAGAGCAAGATCCGGATCATGACCCCGATCGGCGAGGGCAGCTGGCGCCAGAGCCTGCTGGTCGGCGCCCCGGCGGTGGGCACGGTCGACGTCGGCGCCATCGATGCGGACATCGGCGATGCGCTGTGGATGACCACCACCGATTTCCTCACGCCCACGACCTTGTCGATGGTCGAGATCGGCCAGCCGCCGCAGAAGCTCAAGTCGATGCCGGCGTTCTTCGAAGCCGATGGACTGATCACCGAACAGCAGTTCGCCACCTCGAAGGACGGCACCAAGGTTCCGTATTTCATCGTGCGCTCGAAGTTCCTGCCGCTGGACGGCAGCACGCCCACGCTGCTGTGGGGTTACGGCGGTTTCGAAGTGTCGTACACCGCGACCTACAACTCGATGGCCGGTCGCGGCTGGCTGCAGCAGGGCGGCGTGTTCGTACTGGCGAACATCCGCGGCGGCGGCGAGTACGGTCCGCGCTGGCACCAGGCCGCGCTCAAGGCGAACCGTCACAAGGCATATGAGGATTTCGCGGCGGTCGCCGAAGATCTCTTCGCACGCAAGATCACCTCGCCCGCGCGTCTCGGCGCGCAGGGCGGCAGCAACGGCGGCCTGCTGATGGGCAACATGATCGTGCAGTATCCGCAGCTGTTCGGCGCCGTCGTCTGCCAGGTGCCGCTGCTCGACATGAAACGCTACAACCACCTGCTGGCCGGCGCCTCGTGGATGGCCGAATACGGCGATCCCGACACCAAGGACTGGGAATTCATCAAGACCTTCTCGCCGTACCACCTGCTGAAGGAAGGCACCACCTACCCGCCGGTGCTGTTCACCACCTCCACCCGCGACGACCGCGTCCACCCGGGCCACGCCCGCAAGATGATGGCGAAGATGGAAGCGATGAACGCCGACGTGCGCTACTACGAAAACATCGAAGGCGGCCACGGCGGCGCCGCCAACAACGAACAGGAAGCGCATATGCGCGCGTTGGCATACACCTTCCTGTGGCAGCAACTCAGGAAGTGA